CCTATCTGGCGCTCACCGGCGAGCGGATCGGCCAGGGCGACGTGCTGGCCTTCGGGCTCGGCACCCACGCCGCACCCGCCGCGCGCTTCGACGCGATCCGCGATGCCCTCAGCGAGGGCGGCCCGGTCGAGGCGGCGATCGGCCATCACGATGCGCCGGCCCCCGGCCCGCTCCACGCCGAGCGGGCGCTGATCGAATCCTGCTTCTCGGCCGACAGCGTGCCTGAGGTGCTGGCGCGGCTCGACGCCGCCGGCTCCGACTTTGCGCAAAAGTCCGCCGCGACGATCCGCACCCGCTCGCCGACGAGCCTCGTCCTGGCGCTGGCCCAGATGCGCCGCGGCGCGTCCCTGTCCTTCCCGGAGGCGATGCGGCTCGAATACCGCATCCTGTGCCGGATCCTGCGCGGGCACGACTTCTACGAGGGCGTGCGCTCGGTGCTGATCGACCGCGACGGGAAGCCGGACTGGCGGCCCGCCACCCTGGAGGCGGTGCAGGCGTCCGACATCGAGGCCCATTTCGCGCCGATGCCCGGCGAGCCGAGCTTCACCTGACCATGCGCTCCTTGAGCAAGGTCCGGGGCGGTCCGCGGCGGGCCGGGATCGAGGAGGCGGCCGACCGCATCGAGCGCCGGCCCCCGCGCCCCGAGACGCGCTGGGACGTGGTCCTGGTCTGGCTGATGCGGGTCGTCGCGGTGGTCTGGATGGTCAAGGGCCTGAGCGCCTGGGCCGAGATCCTCGGCGCCCGTCCCAACGCCGCGCCGTTCGAGACCGCGCCGATCGGCCGGCAGGCGGTGATCGTCTATTTCGGCGTCATCAACCTGCTGGCGGCGGTGGGCCTGTGGCTCGCCACCGCCTGGGGCGGGGTGGTCTGGCTGCTCGCCGCCACCTCGGCGATCGTGCTCGCCCTGCTCACCCCGCAGCTGCTGCCGATGTCGATTCCGAGCCTCGCCTTCGACAGCATGATCATCCTTGTCTACTTCACGGTCTCCTGGTTGGCCTCGCGCGAACTACGCTGATCCTCAACCTTTCTCGAAAGTGAACGATCAGGTTCATCTTCGGTTTACCGACAGAGGTAAATCGAGAATTTATCCTGTCGTTTAAACTCACATTCACGGGGCGCGCCTAATTTGAACTCATAAGCGGAGCGGGACGACACCGCCGAGCACCCCCGTACAGAGTGAGGCGTTCCGATGAAGACCCAGGCGACGAAGGTGGCGCAGACGATCTCCGCTCCCGAGACCGAGACCGCGGTGCGCCCCCACTACCTCGAGGCCCTCCACCTGGTGGAGCGCCTGCACCGCCGCCTCCTCGACGTGATCAAGGACGAGTTCGAGCGCCGCGGCCGCGAGGACGTCAACAGCGTCCAGGCCCTGCTGCTCTACAACATCGGCGACAAGGAGCTGACCGCGAGCGAGCTGCGCACCCGCGGCTACTATCTCGGCTCGAACGTCTCGTACAACGTCAAGAAGCTGGTCGAGACCGGCTACCTGCACCACGCCCGCTCGAAGACCGACCGCCGCTCGGTCCGCATCAGCCTCACCGACAAGGGCCGCGAGGTGCACGAGATTGTCCGCGGGCTCTACGACAAGCACGCCAAGACGATCCAGCCGATCGGCGGCATCTCCGAGGACGATTTCGGCCGGCTCAACACGGCGCTGGCCCGGCTCGAGCGCTTCTGGACCGACCAGATCCGCTACCGGCTGTGAGGTGCCGATCGACAGCATCGATCGGGTGCGAAGGCCGAGAGCTTGTTTGATCGGCCTCTGTCGATATCCCTCCCCTCCGCGTGATTCCGGGGCCGCGAAAGCGAAGCCCGGAATCCAGATCCTCAGGTCGTTCCGGAAGCGGCGGATAGCGTCCCGCTCGATCCTGAACTGTCCGCGGCTCTGGATTCCGGGCTCCGCTTTCGCGGCCCCGGAATCACGCGGAGGGGAGCACGACTGTCGAGCGACGCGTGGCGGCCCGGCTACGGCACACGACGGCAGCATGAGGTTGCAGGTCGGCGAGGCGCTCTCGCGAGCGTCCCCGTCGGCATCGTGTACCCGAGTGGCCCGGCTGGCCTATCCCCTAATTCAGCAGCGCCCGGCTACGGTTCTCCCGGGCCCGCACGGTCGTCATCGGCAGGCGGAAGACGGGGCGCTGGTGCTGGTCCTCGACCCGGAAGGCGCTGCGCCTCCAGTCGCAGGCGACCTCGCCGTCGTCGAGCAGGCCGGCCGCGAGCTTCGCCGCCACCTCCAGCGCATCGGCCGCGCTCCGCAACTCGACGCCCTCGGGATCGATGATCAGGCGGCGACCCGACTGGAAATGGAAATAGTAGACGGTCATCACGGGCTCGGCGGCGATTCGGCCGCTTCTCATGCCACAGAAAAATGCGGCCGGCGATCCTCTTGTCACAAACCTGTAAAACCCGCGCATCTTCAGCGCCGCCGGGCCGCGGGATTGCCGTTATATCTTGAAATAATTCCTCGAACCGCAACTGAAGACTTTGCGGCATGACGAAAATGGGCTTTCGGTTTCGTCCAATAAGAAAGCCGCCCGAAGGCGGCTCTCAGTGTGCGTGGCCGGATTGCCGCAGGTGATCAGGCCCGCAGACGGGTCCGCACCTCGCCGAGGCTGCGGCGCACCAGGTCCTGGGCGGCGTCGCCGCTGACCTTCTCCCGCAGGATCGTCTCGGAGACCCGCACGGCGGCTTCCGCCGCGGCGGCCCGCACCTCGGCGGCGGCCTGAGCCTCGGCCTGGGCGATCTTGGTCTCCGCCGCCTTGGTGCGGCGGGCGACGAACTCGTTCAGGCGGGCATGGCCCTCGGCGGCGGCGGCCTCGGCCTCCGCACGGGCATTGGCGACGATCTCGGCGGCCTCGCGCTCGGCGTCCGAGCGGCGGCGCTTGTAATCCGCCAGGACGGCCTCGGCCTCCTCGCGCAGGCGCCGTGCCTCCTCGAGCTCCTTGCGCACGCGGGCGCCGCGCTTGTCGAGCCCGCCGGTGATCTGGTCGAACACACCCGCTTTCCAGGCGATGCCGCAGAACACCACGAAGGCGACCGCGACCCAGAATTCCGCATCGAACAGCATGTCGTTGATCTCCTGCGGCTCAGTGCACGGTCTGGGGCGCGGCGGCGCGGTCGTAGGCCGCCTCGACGGCGGCGCGGTCCGGCGCCTGGCCGGTCAGGCGCTCGACGATCGCGGTCGCGGCGTCGGCGGCCACCTCGCGCACGCTGCCCATCGCGGTCGCGGTGCGGGTGCGGATCTGGGTCTCGGCCTCGGCGAGCTTCACCGCCAGGTCGGCCTCGAGGGACTTGCGGCGCGTCTCGGCCTCGGCGGCGAGCTGCTCGCGGGTGGTCTGGGCGATGCCCTTGGCCTTGGCCTGGGCGTCCTTGAGGGCGCGCTCGTAGGTGTCCCGGGCGCCGTCGGCCTCGGACTTGGCGCGGGCGGCCTGGTCGAGGTCGCCGGAGAGCCGGGTCTGCCGGTCGTGCAGGATGCCGGCGATCTGCGGCAGCGCGATCTTCGACATCAGGTAGTAGAGCAGGCCGAAGGCGAGCGCGAGCCAGAGGATCTGCGCGACGAAGGTGCTGCTCTCGAACGGCGGAAAGCCGCCGCCATGCTCGGAGGCCGGCTCGTGAATCAGCCCCTCCTTCAGGGGGCGGGTGCATGTGGCTGCGCCATGGTGTCGTCCGGGTGTGGGGGAGACGAAGCGCTCCCGCCGAGCGCTCGGCCGGGCCGGCCGTCTGGCCACCGCGCCTCAGCAGGAGCGGCGGCTGCACGAAGTGGTATCGGGTGTCCCTAACGCACGCGCACCGGAGCCTCGTGTGAAGCCCGGTGCGCGGGGTGGACCACCTCTTGTCAGGCAATCCTCGCCGAAATCAGACGGCGAACAGCAGCAGCAGCGCGACGAGCAGCGAGAAGATGCCCAGCGCCTCGGTCAGCGCGAAGCCGAGGAGCAGGTTGGGGCGCTGGCTGTCGGCCGCGGAGGGGTTGCGCAGGGCGCCGGCGAAGAACTGGCCGAACAGGTTGCCGAGGCCCACGGCGGCGCCCGCCATGCCGAGGCAGGCGAGGCCGGCGCCGATGTACTTCGCAGCAACGGGATCCATCGTGATGCTCCTAAGGTCGTCTAGTCGTCTGGCGGGTGGTATCCGGCCGCGACACGGCGAACCGGGGTGGGAAGCTCTGGGAGTCTGATCGCGGGCTAAGGGCTGAGGGCCGTGCGACGGCCCCGCCGCCTTAGTGGCCCGGATGCAGGGCGTCGCTGAGGTAGATCGAGGTCAGCGTCGCGAAGACGTAGGCCTGTAGCACCGCGACCAGCATCTCGAGGGCCGTGACGGCGACCGAGAGGGCGAGGGGCAGGGGCGAGAGGATGCCCCAGACGCCGGCGGCGAGGAGGGCCGGGACGAAGCCCGCGAAGATCTTGAGCGCGATGTGGCCCGCCAGCACGTTGGCGAAGAGACGGACCGAGAGGCTGATCGGCCGCGAGATGAACGACACGACCTCGATCATCACGATCAGCGGCTTGAGCCAGCCGGGCACGCCGGGGGGCACGAACAGCCCGAGGAAGTGGGTGCCGTGGGCCATGAAGCCGTAGATCACCACGGTGAGGATCACCACCAGCGCCAGCATGAAGGTGACGATGATGT
This is a stretch of genomic DNA from Methylobacterium sp. 17Sr1-1. It encodes these proteins:
- a CDS encoding F0F1 ATP synthase subunit B', which gives rise to MKEGLIHEPASEHGGGFPPFESSTFVAQILWLALAFGLLYYLMSKIALPQIAGILHDRQTRLSGDLDQAARAKSEADGARDTYERALKDAQAKAKGIAQTTREQLAAEAETRRKSLEADLAVKLAEAETQIRTRTATAMGSVREVAADAATAIVERLTGQAPDRAAVEAAYDRAAAPQTVH
- a CDS encoding ATP F0F1 synthase subunit B (Produces ATP from ADP in the presence of a proton gradient across the membrane. Subunit B is part of the membrane proton channel.) gives rise to the protein MFDAEFWVAVAFVVFCGIAWKAGVFDQITGGLDKRGARVRKELEEARRLREEAEAVLADYKRRRSDAEREAAEIVANARAEAEAAAAEGHARLNEFVARRTKAAETKIAQAEAQAAAEVRAAAAEAAVRVSETILREKVSGDAAQDLVRRSLGEVRTRLRA
- a CDS encoding F0F1 ATP synthase subunit A; translated protein: MAVKMDPIHQFELKPLVSFGHIGHQNIAFTQSALYMFLAVGLIALLTIWATKSRAVVPGRAQSLAEVFYEFIGQTVHQSAGHGSERFVPLVFSLFMFVLLLNLFGMIPYAFAVTSHIIVTFMLALVVILTVVIYGFMAHGTHFLGLFVPPGVPGWLKPLIVMIEVVSFISRPISLSVRLFANVLAGHIALKIFAGFVPALLAAGVWGILSPLPLALSVAVTALEMLVAVLQAYVFATLTSIYLSDALHPGH
- a CDS encoding winged helix DNA-binding protein translates to MKTQATKVAQTISAPETETAVRPHYLEALHLVERLHRRLLDVIKDEFERRGREDVNSVQALLLYNIGDKELTASELRTRGYYLGSNVSYNVKKLVETGYLHHARSKTDRRSVRISLTDKGREVHEIVRGLYDKHAKTIQPIGGISEDDFGRLNTALARLERFWTDQIRYRL
- a CDS encoding F0F1 ATP synthase subunit C; translation: MDPVAAKYIGAGLACLGMAGAAVGLGNLFGQFFAGALRNPSAADSQRPNLLLGFALTEALGIFSLLVALLLLFAV
- a CDS encoding enoyl-CoA hydratase/isomerase family protein, with the protein product MGDAGVTADGAVLCERRGAAGLITLNRPKALNALTLEMVRAMRAALDAWAADPAVTRVVVQGAGERAFCAGGDIRRIHEEGSAGKFEEAQTFFREEYELNALIQRYPKPYVALIDGIVMGGGVGVSVHGSHRVAAERTAFAMPETGIGFFPDVGATYALPRLPGFVGTYLALTGERIGQGDVLAFGLGTHAAPAARFDAIRDALSEGGPVEAAIGHHDAPAPGPLHAERALIESCFSADSVPEVLARLDAAGSDFAQKSAATIRTRSPTSLVLALAQMRRGASLSFPEAMRLEYRILCRILRGHDFYEGVRSVLIDRDGKPDWRPATLEAVQASDIEAHFAPMPGEPSFT
- a CDS encoding DUF6163 family protein, with the translated sequence MRSLSKVRGGPRRAGIEEAADRIERRPPRPETRWDVVLVWLMRVVAVVWMVKGLSAWAEILGARPNAAPFETAPIGRQAVIVYFGVINLLAAVGLWLATAWGGVVWLLAATSAIVLALLTPQLLPMSIPSLAFDSMIILVYFTVSWLASRELR